The Desulfuromonas acetoxidans DSM 684 genome contains a region encoding:
- a CDS encoding ASKHA domain-containing protein, translating to MSSSLSLALDLGTTTLCGRLLDGEGRVMAEQTLFNPQIAFGSDVIRRLEVAHDGGGEALARALLDGIGQVIDLLLQQTGASRQDIVHAAAAGNSAISLLLQQQPVESLLFPPHRPAQKTGVCLPLADLPVPLYLFPLVSGYVGGDLVAVLYNHPNPAPGTFFIDVGTNGEMALYTGTQWWVSSVAAGPAFEGGNIASGMPAGPGAICRVGLEDDRLVLHTCDGGRPQGLCGSGLVELIAVARHGGLIDAHGTIVDADEVETNLMRYLVTVEGQAALQLYRDAQHRVLVTQEDIRHFQLAKAAVHAGAECLLARAQMTVDALDAVVMTGALGFSLTADCLRTVGLLPAAMIDNVVFEQGGVLNGLARYLCLPQHEDNVEALAGCLRPYPLSGTPHFERAFVAAMDFPNSPNAGSKKC from the coding sequence ATGTCATCATCTCTGTCTTTGGCTCTGGACCTTGGAACTACCACCCTGTGTGGTCGTCTGCTTGATGGCGAAGGCCGGGTGATGGCCGAGCAGACACTGTTTAATCCCCAGATTGCATTCGGCAGCGATGTGATCCGCCGCCTTGAAGTTGCCCACGATGGCGGCGGCGAAGCGCTGGCCCGGGCGTTATTAGATGGTATTGGCCAGGTCATTGACCTGCTGCTTCAGCAGACCGGGGCTTCACGTCAGGATATTGTTCATGCCGCCGCTGCCGGTAATTCCGCCATCAGCTTGTTGCTGCAGCAACAACCGGTTGAATCCCTGCTTTTCCCTCCCCATCGCCCAGCTCAGAAAACTGGTGTCTGCCTCCCCTTGGCTGACCTTCCGGTCCCGCTTTATCTGTTTCCTCTGGTCAGTGGGTACGTTGGTGGCGACCTGGTGGCGGTGTTGTACAATCATCCCAACCCCGCGCCCGGGACTTTTTTTATTGATGTCGGCACCAATGGCGAAATGGCCCTCTATACCGGCACGCAGTGGTGGGTCAGTTCCGTTGCCGCAGGACCGGCTTTTGAAGGGGGTAACATTGCCAGTGGGATGCCCGCCGGACCGGGTGCGATCTGCCGGGTCGGGTTGGAAGATGATCGGTTGGTGTTGCACACCTGTGATGGTGGTCGACCGCAGGGGTTGTGTGGCAGCGGATTGGTGGAATTGATTGCCGTGGCTCGGCATGGCGGCTTGATTGATGCCCATGGAACCATTGTTGATGCCGATGAGGTTGAGACCAACCTGATGCGCTACCTTGTCACGGTGGAAGGGCAAGCTGCCTTGCAGTTGTATCGCGATGCGCAGCATCGTGTGCTGGTGACTCAGGAGGATATCCGTCATTTTCAATTGGCTAAAGCTGCTGTGCATGCCGGAGCTGAATGCCTGTTGGCTCGTGCGCAGATGACGGTCGATGCCTTGGACGCCGTGGTGATGACTGGGGCGTTGGGTTTTTCCTTGACGGCAGATTGTCTCAGAACTGTGGGGCTGTTGCCGGCGGCCATGATCGATAACGTGGTCTTTGAACAGGGCGGGGTGCTGAACGGTTTGGCCCGTTATCTGTGTTTGCCACAGCACGAAGATAATGTAGAGGCGTTGGCAGGTTGTTTGCGCCCTTATCCGTTGTCCGGCACCCCCCATTTCGAACGTGCATTCGTTGCGGCGATGGATTTCCCGAACTCGCCAAATGCTGGATCCAAAAAATGTTGA
- the alr gene encoding alanine racemase: MKAYRPTHVAIDLDALRHNYHVLRETMRPDWRMLAVVKADAYGHGAVPVARTLEEAGADLFGVAIVEEGLELRAAGITRPILMLGGPWPGQEPVVIEHDLHVAVFEIEQLQRLEHAARQAGKSCFCHLKIDSGMGRLGVRDEQLDEVLRFFLASEALQLVGIMTHFALADCPDHPLTAQQQAHFKRALAKVRDAGLIPEYIHSSNSAATFSDVNGGCNLVRPGIALYGGQPFEDRTLPLEPVMALRTEIAHLKQLPTGSGVSYGHRFIAQRPTLIAAIPVGYADGYNRLLSNCGTALVRGQKVAVAGTVCMDWTLLDVTDVANVQCGDRVTLLGCDGDECVLAEQWAEKVGTISYEVFCQISKRVPRHYQP; the protein is encoded by the coding sequence ATGAAAGCTTATCGCCCGACTCACGTTGCTATTGACCTGGATGCCTTGCGTCACAATTACCATGTGTTGCGCGAGACCATGCGCCCTGACTGGCGCATGCTTGCCGTGGTTAAAGCTGATGCTTATGGCCATGGCGCTGTTCCCGTAGCTCGCACTCTGGAAGAGGCTGGTGCTGATCTGTTTGGCGTCGCCATTGTTGAAGAGGGTCTGGAGTTGCGTGCTGCCGGGATCACCCGGCCGATCCTTATGCTGGGTGGACCGTGGCCCGGTCAGGAGCCTGTTGTCATTGAGCACGACCTGCATGTGGCCGTTTTTGAAATAGAGCAATTGCAACGCCTTGAACACGCGGCCCGTCAAGCGGGGAAAAGCTGTTTCTGTCATCTCAAAATTGACAGCGGCATGGGCCGCCTCGGTGTTCGTGATGAACAGCTTGATGAGGTGCTTCGCTTTTTTCTCGCTTCAGAAGCGTTGCAGCTTGTCGGTATTATGACCCACTTTGCTCTGGCCGACTGCCCGGACCATCCTCTGACTGCGCAGCAGCAGGCACATTTCAAGCGTGCGCTGGCTAAGGTGCGTGATGCCGGCCTCATTCCGGAATACATCCACTCCTCCAACAGTGCCGCCACCTTCAGCGATGTCAACGGTGGCTGCAATCTGGTTCGCCCGGGGATTGCATTGTATGGTGGTCAACCCTTTGAAGATCGTACGTTGCCGCTGGAGCCGGTGATGGCTTTACGTACCGAAATCGCCCATCTGAAACAGTTGCCGACGGGCAGCGGGGTTTCCTACGGACACCGCTTTATTGCTCAGCGTCCAACGTTGATTGCGGCGATTCCTGTTGGTTATGCCGATGGCTATAATCGTCTGTTGTCCAATTGCGGTACGGCTCTGGTTCGTGGCCAGAAGGTTGCTGTTGCCGGAACCGTGTGCATGGACTGGACCCTGCTTGATGTGACCGATGTTGCCAATGTGCAATGCGGTGATCGCGTTACCTTGTTGGGTTGTGATGGCGACGAGTGTGTGCTTGCGGAGCAGTGGGCGGAAAAAGTTGGTACAATCAGCTATGAGGTGTTCTGTCAGATCAGTAAACGGGTGCCGCGCCATTATCAGCCCTAA
- a CDS encoding EAL domain-containing protein: protein MQYADLLENSNDLIQVVGFDGRIIYANRMWQETLGYGKNDLTQLNFFDLLHADFHCDCQDRIQRLMSGETVPRFEVEYKTRYGHKIIAEGSISLYKENGEPCGIQGFFRDITARKKTEKALQTSEERFRTIYESSVAGIAMLAPDGHFLQANSAFCNFLGYNEEELLQMKITDVTHPDDIEDTLSRRNIARANRLHSIVCEKRYIRKDGSVFWAQLSSTWFFDANGNPLYTVPVIQDITRRKEAEERIRELAYYDSLTGLANRTLFNDRLDQVMARSRRRQSRFALMFLDLDRFKGVNDTLGHAVGDAMLRQAAERLNECLRENDTVARLGGDEFVIILSDYKEDANLPRVADKILKALSSPFDLGVREVYSSTSVGIAIYPDDGDEATDLLRHADMAMYAAKESGGDTFRFYSSEMNARAVSRMDMEANLRRALEQEEFFIEYQPQIDLITNKVAGVEALLRWQHPQLGVIPPTQFIGLAEETNLILPLGEWVMRRVFEQCVMWKQEGYLPFRVGINVSGRQFVQPDFVDMVCRLLDETGAAPELLEFEITESVVMKDVDAAVLTLEALKKLGINMAIDDFGTGYSSLSCLKHLPLNRLKIDKSFISDLQDNADDRAIVEATIAMAKRLELGVTAEGVETEGQYGFVQKRECDEVQGFYFSRPLSPSEVADAWLIKR from the coding sequence CTGACTCAACTGAATTTCTTTGACCTGTTGCATGCGGATTTTCATTGTGACTGCCAGGACCGCATTCAGCGCCTGATGTCTGGTGAGACAGTCCCGCGCTTTGAAGTGGAATACAAAACACGCTACGGCCATAAAATTATTGCCGAAGGCAGTATCTCTTTGTATAAGGAAAATGGCGAACCCTGTGGCATTCAGGGGTTCTTTCGTGACATAACCGCACGTAAGAAGACTGAAAAAGCGCTGCAGACGTCTGAAGAACGCTTTCGGACGATTTATGAATCGTCCGTGGCCGGTATTGCCATGCTGGCTCCTGATGGTCATTTTCTTCAGGCCAACTCCGCATTCTGTAATTTTCTCGGTTACAACGAGGAGGAGTTGCTGCAGATGAAGATCACTGATGTCACCCATCCGGATGACATCGAAGATACCTTGAGCCGGCGCAATATCGCTCGTGCCAACCGCCTTCACTCCATCGTCTGTGAAAAACGCTATATTCGCAAAGATGGCAGTGTGTTCTGGGCTCAGCTCTCCTCAACCTGGTTTTTTGATGCCAACGGCAATCCACTCTATACAGTGCCGGTGATTCAGGACATCACCCGTCGCAAAGAGGCCGAAGAGCGTATTCGTGAATTGGCTTATTACGACAGCCTGACCGGGTTGGCCAATCGGACGCTGTTTAATGATCGCCTGGATCAGGTAATGGCTCGCTCACGGCGTCGTCAGAGTCGTTTTGCCCTGATGTTCCTTGATCTCGATCGCTTTAAAGGGGTCAACGACACACTCGGTCATGCTGTTGGTGATGCCATGTTGCGCCAGGCGGCCGAGCGGTTGAACGAATGTTTGCGTGAAAATGATACAGTGGCCCGCCTGGGCGGGGATGAGTTTGTCATCATCCTTTCCGATTATAAAGAGGATGCCAATCTGCCGCGCGTTGCCGACAAAATTCTCAAAGCCCTGTCGAGTCCCTTTGATCTTGGCGTCCGGGAAGTGTATAGCTCGACCAGTGTTGGGATCGCCATCTATCCTGATGATGGTGATGAGGCAACAGATCTGTTGCGTCATGCGGATATGGCCATGTATGCGGCGAAAGAGTCCGGTGGCGACACGTTCCGTTTCTACTCGTCTGAAATGAATGCCCGGGCCGTGTCGCGTATGGATATGGAAGCCAATCTGCGCCGCGCCTTGGAACAGGAAGAATTTTTTATCGAGTATCAGCCGCAGATTGATCTGATCACCAACAAGGTAGCCGGTGTTGAGGCGCTGCTGCGCTGGCAACACCCTCAGTTGGGCGTGATTCCACCAACCCAGTTTATCGGCTTGGCGGAAGAAACCAATCTGATTCTGCCGTTGGGTGAATGGGTAATGCGGCGGGTGTTCGAGCAATGTGTCATGTGGAAACAGGAGGGCTACCTGCCGTTCCGGGTCGGCATCAATGTTTCCGGGCGTCAATTTGTCCAACCGGATTTTGTGGATATGGTCTGCCGGTTGCTCGATGAGACCGGTGCCGCTCCCGAGTTGCTGGAATTTGAAATCACTGAAAGTGTGGTGATGAAAGATGTCGATGCCGCTGTGCTGACCCTCGAAGCACTCAAAAAGCTGGGGATCAACATGGCCATTGATGATTTTGGCACCGGTTACTCGTCCTTGAGTTGTTTAAAACATCTGCCGTTGAATCGATTGAAAATCGATAAATCATTTATCTCCGATCTGCAGGACAATGCTGATGACCGGGCGATTGTCGAAGCGACTATTGCCATGGCCAAGCGCCTGGAGCTCGGCGTGACCGCCGAAGGGGTCGAGACCGAAGGGCAGTATGGTTTCGTGCAGAAACGGGAGTGTGATGAAGTGCAGGGATTCTACTTCAGTCGTCCGCTGTCACCCAGCGAAGTAGCGGATGCCTGGCTGATTAAACGCTAG